The Glycine soja cultivar W05 chromosome 15, ASM419377v2, whole genome shotgun sequence region TTCCCTTTTTGTTTAAAGACAATTGAATGGATCTTTATTCGTTGATCCACATGGATGAAGGTGAATTCTGTGTGGTGTTTTTGAGATGAAGGAACATGTTATTGGTATATGTTCTTCAAATGATTATTGAACTTGTATATGCATTTATACATAATGCATGGTTGATGATGTATCCCCGTGTTTAAATGAAATTCATGTcaccgtttttttttttttgcgtgtGAAGATTCATGTCATCTAATGTCGTTAAAAATTTAACTGTCAATTAAATATtgaactaaatttaattaatttcaaaagtatAAAGATTTGATTTGAGTAATTGAAACATAAGGATTAAAATCACCCATTTGACAAAATTATAGGGgccaataacacaattaaaccTTAAACCTTTACATGATTTGTAAGTAGGTAGtagatttaaaaaagaaacattcaTAAAAGTagaaattgttttaattaacttttatagttctatttttattttttatattatataagttACTTCTATTTTAAAGAACTTTTCATGCTTGtcaagcttaattttttttaaagagaagtgAAAAAGAATTAGTCAGGTATTATATGAGTCACAGTActataagtattttattttccaaaaaatgatttaacaatacagatttaatttttatgttacaaGGCATGTTGTAAATGACTCAgcattattctaaaaatatacaCAAATTTCCACACCGAATCCTTGATGGTCCCAATCCCTAATCCCCTATTGGAAGGCCATGCAGCTTAAGTAGCACCaaatctaaaaagaaaatattgtagGTCTTCCAAATTACAATGAACATGATTAAACTTTGCACCGCTGAAGCAAGGGATTGAAATATTCCATTAATTGTTCAAAATCGCAAAGAATTCATCATGTATTTCGTGAATGCCCTATAACTTCATCCTCCAATCCTACAGGCCACAAGATAACATGTTAAAAACTAGCCaatagaatgaagtataacgaCAACATATACAAacaaagagagagagggagCTAGGAAGAAATTacctttcaaaaaacatttgCCTGTAGATCCTCTAGCCCAGGATCTATATCTTtgccttctttttcttcttcagttTCTGGTAAGAGAGGAGCATCAAGCTCAGGAGGTTTCTGGTAAGATAAGTAGAAAAATCACAACAAAGTTATACTAGATGTTGAAGATCGAAAACATTGTAGCAATCACGGAAGCTACTGTTACACAAAACTTAGAAGCAATTCTTTAGGTACTTTTGATGTTGTTctccaatcaaaattaaaatttcatctcaaTAACCATTGTAATAAAAGTTTACATCAAAGATTATAAATTCCTAAGATGAAACTTTTAGTTTAATTGGAAAACAGGCAAAACCACCTAAGGAactatatttaagttttatccAAAGTTTAATCACTATGTTACCATGCAACGAACTAGTGCCCAATTGACACCCCGGAAGAAAGGATGACGTTTAATTTCATTTGCTCCTTCGCGTGAACCCAATCTGTCTTTTGGATCTCTCTGCAACAACCAGTAAATTAGCTGCTTTCCCTGGAGACTTACCTGCATCAATTATTGCATATTAAAACATAATGCATATAACTCCAAACTCAAGTATGACTGAATATTTGAATgggatttttttaagaatttgatgtgagccttctattattttatttttccttccttCAAACCTATGAGgactttattattttgtaattagcTACATTTGAATATACAGcttaaataaatacttatttgataagctttaatttatcaaatgaaaaattattcattGGCTTAAAAGCTAATATTACTAGACTTCGGACAGTAATGGTtagtttgaagaattttttcTAAAGGTGAATTTCATAACTcagatcaaaattgaaaattagcTGTAGCAAAGCAACGTCCTGTAAGCAACAAATGTATAATAAGTTAGGAAGGATAGCACTCACCGGTTTACTTTTGGGAAATTTAAGATCCTTGTGAAGAATATTTGCAAATGTTTTTTGTCTTGTCTTCCCCCGAAATGGCGTATACCCATAAAGCATTTCATATATTAGAATACCTAAAAAAAGTCATTGAAGTCAACTGTCAAGCAAtgtgatataattttaatttatttgaaatccCTTTGTGTGTAAAAAAGTCCAACAGTCATATGATATTGGTCAATGATTTCAATTAATCACAATATTTTAACAGGAAATTCTACACTCCATATCATTAAATTGGATATGCATGGCCTTGGGGTTAAGAGAAACGCAACAAAGGAAAATGGTTGAGAATATTAAAGAGAATTATAGAATATGCATAAAAACTGATTTAGTTGTCTATTGAAACATTAATATCCACTGCACGAATTAAATGTTAATGCATTCAAACTTTctgtattgattttttttaatgttagaaatttattttgttcaaaattgcctatatttttttataagaataagaattaaaaattacctAGAGCCCACCAATCCACAGCACTTGTGTGACCTGAACCAGTTATAATTTCCTGCATAAAGTTGAACTCAGTTACAACAAAATCTAAGTAAATTTCCAAAGAAGTTCAAATTGCAATAAAACTCTCTGTATGTTGCGTAGCCACCAACATCCCACCCTTAATTACCCTTAACAAATCAAAAGGCCTCTAAAGGAATAACAATAGTTCGTGTCTAATTCGCAATCTCTTAAAACAGTGATTGAACAAACAGAACTTCTTACTCCTATTGGATTCAACTTGATCTTAAGCATTAAACCATTATTGTCTTTTGACATGCACTACACTTAAAATATAACGAATCCATCCATGTTACAAACTTGTCAGTCAAAATTCAAGTTTTACAATTTTGCCAAGTATTTGcacaataaaacatttaaaaaatgtgaagtattgattattgattattgattatACGGGCAAATGCATTATGTGTATATTAATTGGTACATTCAACACAATAAAATACGTATTTGAACCATGCATATTGAACCGTAGTTTTTTGCTGCTCAATAATAATGTATAGTATGTCCAGGGAATAACAAACCGGAGCAATGTACTCTTCCGTTCCAACAAAAGAATTTGATGCTCTCACTGGTTCTGCCATAAACATTGGAACCTCTTGacttttctgtttcttctttttcttcttctttgaattGGTAGCTGGAATTATAAGCTACAAAGAGGGAGCAAGACGTAAATAAAACTGTTTTAGTGGCCtgaagtaaaatttaattaaaatagtattGCTTCTAATTAAAAACTACACTATCAAGTTATTGTCTCTATAATACCTGTGGCTTGCTAAATGTTAAACATGACAAATCAAAATCTGTTAGAGACACATGCCCGTTGCTCTTGAGTAACACATTTTCTGGCTTcaaatctcgatatattatccctGTAAACTCTCACCAAACAATGTCATATTAAACTTAGTTCTAAAGCAAGAGTCTTGGTATACATCAGAACTTTTTTACTGGCAAGATTTCTTGCAAGGACAGAAATTTTGTGATGTAAACTGCTAGCACGTCAGCATATGAAACTTGATgacttgaaagagaaaaaaaatattgcagcATGATAAGTTCATCCCAgagattttgaaatatttttgtcAATAAACATCTCCCAAGTTGCAAGAAGTTTCATGAGTTAAAAGAGAAGGCAACAACAATGTTATCGTGATGccatatgcatgtatataagcCGAGTAAGAGTTTACCTTGACAATGAAGGTACTCCAATGCGATCACTACCTCAGCTGcataaaatctataaatattaaGAACTTAATGTCAGTAAAAGAATAATAGTGTTACAggacataatttattattattactgggGTAGATAACCTTATTTTAACATGCAAAAATCATTTCCAACAAAACTCTTCCATCATTATATCTACTTCATTCCATCCTCTTAAAAGAAACTCTAAActcttgatatatatatatatatatatatatatatatatatatatatatatatatatatatatatatatataaataaaaaaatattaaattatactgctataacttttataattattatattatcttgtaatttttaattggataatatttttaagactCATTATtagattgaaattttttttcacataaatcacatatcccaAATTTTATGTTAATCCAAAATCACTtgtcatataaattaaaatcaatgtaatataaatatttcaaaatataataaaataacacaaataattttaataatatataaatataaattaatgattagataaataaaaatcacattctatattaaattataaaaataataaatagtatgTAATTTGATCCTTCCTCTAAATctaagttatatatttataaattatgtatATGCATTTGGATAATTTACCTCACGGCATCTTCCTTTAGAACCTTAGTTGGTTGCCGGTCAAGAAGCAGGAATAATTCTCCTCCAGGACAATAATCAGTTATCAAACAAACGTGTGTTTTGGTCTGCAAGTTCGAAATATTTGACAAATTCAGTAAATAGTAAAGCAGCCACGTGAATATCCATGCTACTCTTTAACTTCAGAATTAAATGTAATAGAACAAAGGCATTAATCCAGCTCAAGACATATTGGAACTCTATAATTCCTAAAAATATCCTAACGTTCTTGCCAGTTATtctaattgataaataattcaTTGTGTTACTTATTGAAAAGTAGTATTCGAGTTTCAAACCTGAAAGGAAGCATATAATGCAGGTAGAAAGGGGTGGTCCAACTTGTCAAGAATTTCTCTCTCTGCGCAAGCTCTATGCACCTGTGGAAAGTGTATAAAGCCCATCCTATTACAAAGAGTCGTAAATGCTGCTATAACTTGATTTAcacaattaaaattagaataataacTTTGTTACTTTAAGGTACTTACAGAAACACGGCTATGTAAATATACTGTTTCAGTGAActaatattttcatgttgagaattgagaatacatgcaatatgtaaaaaaaaagtcttgtaGTTCACAATCACAACCTTGTTACGATTGAGCATAACACCCTTATCCATAGCCTTCATGGCAAAATATTGACCAGTTCCACGTAGCTCCACCAGATGCACGCTGCAAACCAATAATATATGATCATATTCACTGCCACAGAAGCTAGCTTTGGAAAAACAAAGGGACAGAAAGAAACTGTCTATcacccaaataaaaaaaaaaataaaaaaatctaattaagaTCTTAAAATCTTGAGCTCACTTGAATTTTCAGGTAACTAGAGAGACTAATTCATCTATAAGGTTCTTGTATATGCAGAAATTCCATTAAAGAAAAGCTAGAATTATTTGTAGAAATGACGAAACCTTAAAATAGTATCTCAGTCGTATGTGGCTGTATGCAGCATCATAATCGTATGACTACAATTTGTTCCACACTTGACAATTAATTTAACGTCCATGCTACCAGTGATAGCAATTTTGAAATAGGGAAATGCAATAGAGAAATAGGGGTAAAAAAAACCTGCCAGTATCTCCTGACCCCAATGGTTTAATTGGCCTAAAGTGCTTTAAGCCTATCTGTTCTCCACTTTCTAGGACCTGCAAAACCAAGTTCACAGAACAATttgtaaaattaacataaattgCATCAGGCATTCATGAAGTGACTAGGAAAATCCAAAATACCCCATGGAATACAGAAGGAGCTATAATGGTTTCATGGCATGTTTACCAACTCAATAAAATAATCTCCAATATGACTTATGAGTGAAAATTATGATCACTTCCTACATCCCAGAAATGTAAAGAAACTACAGAAAGACAAAGAACAAATAGATAAGTTAGCACAACTGTCAAATGAGACTTGAAGTATTTACCACATCTATCCATCGTATGTAACTTAAAGTCGAATACAGTGTAAAAGAAATCCAAAAATATTAAGCAgttaacaaaaataagatttaatgtGATTTTTGATCATTATGTTTcgtaattgttttattttgataaattaaattttaaaaatttcattttaatactttatgtttttgaaatgtatcattttagtttttttttataattttttgatagaaatattagtattttgttaacttttaaattttaaagtgatttaatatcatttttggtttagtaaattttataattattttactttgatatattctatgttttaaaatttttattaagaatgataatgaaaattttaaaatttaatgtatcaacgtaaaacaattatcaaatatAAGACAAAGTGTAGAAATGACAAGAAATTGAATAAACATATTCTCAAATACGAAAGTAATACCTTTTGGATAGCTTTCCATGCAGGGTCATCCTTCCTATGAGGTTTCGGGTGAACTGCTTTTGAATGATTTGTCCATAAATCATCTGGTTTCTGGAGAGCGCCAAAAGGATGGTCATGTCACAATTGAAATCAAAAGCTCTATAATGACAAAGATAACTAACAGCAGCAGATGTTACCTTGTTAGCATCCGGAAAATCTCTTACCGCCTCATCAACATTTTCTGCCGTTTGTTTGACCTGAGGATGGATTTCAAATGTACTTGTTATAACTCAGGAAATACAAAGCATAATAAACAATTTGAACAAACTTTCCTACTGTTAtatggaggaaaaaaaaagaagctcatAATAGATGTAAAAAGTTTCAGTCGAAATCATAATCCATCATAGGCTTTAGAgactttcaaattaaatttaaagcctcttatgaaaaataattcttatcAAAATTTAATGCCTGAATTTggatattgatgttgttgacgATGATTTGAGATAATGTATGTGTTAATGAAGCATTAGAATAGGGACCAAACCAACTGTTCTCCCTCCTTTGCAGTATCTTCTGCGATGCAGTTGTGAAGAGGCTCTACATGTTGACTACCATCAAGTTGAACACCAATAAAATACTGCACTTCTCCCTGTTAAACCAAGAAGGGAAATAGACAAAAGCTAACATTCATATTCTGTTAATGTTAAAACAGGTGAAAAGAATATGATCAActatccaaaattaaatttgcaaGTCAAGATTTTAAAAGATGTAACATCTTTAGAGGACTATCATACGCTGTACCTTCTGGTCACGCATAGGTTGCAAATGAAACAGGTTCCAGAACTTCTTTCCTGGGTTGAACAGAGAAATCTTCAATAGCAAGTGGAATAATAATCGCAACATTATTGATCTTCACGTTAAATAGCTATATATCCTTTGTACGCTAAGAAAGATATTCAGGATTCTAGAACAGGAAATTATTGTGAATTGTTTCTTAACGGCTAGTACTAGTTCAAGTAAATGTTATTCATTAAAAACTTGGAGAtaacagtattttttttcttctttataatAAACTACATATGTGATATACGAAATAATCCTATAATACTTATAAATTCCAATCTATATGAAATTAGCTTATGAAAGTGGTTTTTCCCAGAAGAAAATCAAAACCCTTACCACTCTTTGTATAATTGATCAGTTGCACGGTAACTTCTGTTTGATTGTCAATTGCCTCTCTAATTTTTCTCACAGTTGCCGGATCAGTTTCAGGTCCTTGCAGAAACCTAAATAGACAAATAGCATATAAGGTAAATACCCTGAATTTGACATTAATTATAGAAacgatatttttttatcatttccaggtaaatcaatattattaaattttcagaAAGGAATTTAAATTGGAATCACCAGCAGCTTCCATCTAGCATAAGTATACTTGACGTGTAATGTCATTCAATTTAAGGAATACCTGCAGTTCCTTCCCAAGATTTCTTCACGGCTATATTCTGTAAGCTCTAAGAAGCTATCCGATGCAAAGATCTGAAAAAGTAAAAAGCAAGTACAAACTTTACAGTGTTACATGTTCACCTCCAGTACAAGAATCCAACACAGAACAGAATTAGAGAAACACTTTTTCAGTACTGCGGTACAAATGATTCAGAGAGTCTTACTATAGGATTGTCTGGAAGCCTTGGATCAGTAATGACAAAGTTTTTCTCGATACGTTCAAGCGTGGTAGCAAGATCAAGACCTTTTCGCTTTTCCCTTTGCTTTTCTTTGTCATCTAATTCCAAACTATCAGGCCCTTTATCATCCTCACTCTCAGAGCTGACATCCTCAATCAGTTCATTATCCATGCTTTCATCATTGGACTGACT contains the following coding sequences:
- the LOC114388594 gene encoding phototropin-1-like, with the translated sequence MEQSEKSPKKTSSLRSSFPRDPRGSLEVFNPNTSTSTSTNVCVRSQPLWKSWTESEEPRHEIAATSWMAINPAAPSAGERGEAAQRAAEWGLVLRTDTETGKPQGVEARNSGGEEPNAAKLAAVASSSRKNSQNSARNSGDSSGGGGGIPRISEDVMGALSAFQQTFVVSDATKPDYPILYASAGFFKMTGYTSKEVIGRNCRFLQGADTDPEDVAKIREALQSGKIYCGRLLNYKKDGTPFWNLLTISPIKDEDGKVLKFIGMQVEVSKHTEGSKEKMLRPNGLPESLIRYDARQKEKATSSVTELLQAMKRPRALSESASRPSIRKSGSRSAEEGKKLPQEQQEEEDKEKAQQTLRRKSESGASFGRKSEGGHRISIERISELPESKQKNSQRRSFMGFRRKSQSNDESMDNELIEDVSSESEDDKGPDSLELDDKEKQREKRKGLDLATTLERIEKNFVITDPRLPDNPIIFASDSFLELTEYSREEILGRNCRFLQGPETDPATVRKIREAIDNQTEVTVQLINYTKSGKKFWNLFHLQPMRDQKGEVQYFIGVQLDGSQHVEPLHNCIAEDTAKEGEQLVKQTAENVDEAVRDFPDANKKPDDLWTNHSKAVHPKPHRKDDPAWKAIQKVLESGEQIGLKHFRPIKPLGSGDTGSVHLVELRGTGQYFAMKAMDKGVMLNRNKVHRACAEREILDKLDHPFLPALYASFQTKTHVCLITDYCPGGELFLLLDRQPTKVLKEDAVRFYAAEVVIALEYLHCQGIIYRDLKPENVLLKSNGHVSLTDFDLSCLTFSKPQLIIPATNSKKKKKKKQKSQEVPMFMAEPVRASNSFVGTEEYIAPEIITGSGHTSAVDWWALGILIYEMLYGYTPFRGKTRQKTFANILHKDLKFPKSKPVSLQGKQLIYWLLQRDPKDRLGSREGANEIKRHPFFRGVNWALVRCMKPPELDAPLLPETEEEKEGKDIDPGLEDLQANVF